The genomic stretch AGTTCGAGCGCGAGGAGATGATCTCGCGCGAGCACGCATACGTCGCACAGCAGCGCGGCGTAACCGACGGCAGCCCCACGTGGTCCTACGAGAGCCGGCTCGTTGCCGGACCGCAGGCCATCCCCGGATTCGAGAACCTAAGCATCCAGGCTGGCGGCTGCGCTGGCGGGCATTGAGACCGACCCGAGCACGAGGAGAGATCCGATGCGCACCGCAACCCTTGCGATCCTGACCGTGACCCTCATCGCGCCCTCGGCCCTCGCGCAGCTCAGCGTCGAGCGTTCGGTCTTCGCCGGCGGCGGCGGCGTGGCCGGTTCGGCCAACTTCTCGACGCACGCGACCGCGGGCGAGGGCGTGATCTCGATGGCCTTCGGCGGCGGGCTCGAAGTCTCCAGCGGCTTCTGGGCCGCCGGCGGGCTGATCGACTGCCGGGCCGACCTGGACGGCGACGGCACGCTGACCATCTTCGACTTCCTGGCGTTCCAGAACCTGTTCAGCGCGGGCGACCCACGGGCCGACTTCGACGGTGACGGCTCGCTCACCCTCTTCGACTTCCTGGCGTTTCAGAACGAGTTTGCCGCGGGTTGCCCTTGAACGAACCGCGCCAACCGCAGTGCAGAAGCCCTCGGCAACAACACGTCTTGCATGCGCGAGTTGCTGAGTCGTAACGGGAACAGTCCCAGGAGAGAGACATGAACAAGGCCCATCCGGCACACCACGCTCCAACACGGACGCCCCTGGCCCTGGTGGCCGCCGCGGGCCTGGTCCTGGCCCCCGCCGCCCCCACGGCCCATGCGCAGAGCACGATCGAGTGGGCCAGCCCGGTCGATGGCGACTTCGGCGTGGCGAGCAACTGGTTCCCGGCGGTCGTGCCCGGGGCGATGGACACGGCGGTCTTTGGCAGTGCCAGTCCATACATTGTTCGAGTGTCGTCGTCTCGGACGGTGGGCACGTTG from Phycisphaerales bacterium encodes the following:
- a CDS encoding GC-type dockerin domain-anchored protein, whose translation is MRTATLAILTVTLIAPSALAQLSVERSVFAGGGGVAGSANFSTHATAGEGVISMAFGGGLEVSSGFWAAGGLIDCRADLDGDGTLTIFDFLAFQNLFSAGDPRADFDGDGSLTLFDFLAFQNEFAAGCP